Genomic DNA from Nonomuraea rubra:
GCTGCTGGGCGACGAGCCGGCCTGGTACCCGGGGCTCACGGCACGCGAGCATCTGGAACTGATGGGAGCCGTGCACACCGAGGCCAGGATGACGGTGGACGCGGCGCTGGAGCTGTTCGCGCTGGAGGAGCGGGCGGACGCGCCGCCGCTGAACCTGTCCACGGGTCAGCGCCAGCGCCTCTCCCTGGCCGCCACGCTGCTGCGACCGAGCACGCTGCTCCTGCTCGACGAGCCGGAACGCGGCCTGGACCAGGACTTCCGCGCCGCACTCGCGGGCCTCCTCACCGAGTACGCCGACGAGGGCGGCACCGTCGTC
This window encodes:
- the ccmA gene encoding heme ABC exporter ATP-binding protein CcmA; the encoded protein is MYDSIIDVDALTVELGGNPVLRDLDLTVAPGEIVAVVGPNGSGKSTLLRCLAGLQPVTSGEVRVFGRPPADDAGFWGRVALLGDEPAWYPGLTAREHLELMGAVHTEARMTVDAALELFALEERADAPPLNLSTGQRQRLSLAATLLRPSTLLLLDEPERGLDQDFRAALAGLLTEYADEGGTVVMATHDQDLATTGRQVTPSGVTA